One Dermacentor andersoni chromosome 6, qqDerAnde1_hic_scaffold, whole genome shotgun sequence genomic window carries:
- the LOC126522863 gene encoding uncharacterized protein: MPVTLMCAISFVIIHKSSPSIAFQSGFGQFVYSSCTDQGFGTWEAWTFAVSFTLYSALSISLLAGKAYRGPPTSSGFRPVYRNSGFTYYVLSMLIAGYFLVEKDLPGYPIYKAIPSLVVVLTIEGFIVSVLLYVKGLTSPSPGEHGPSGSAVFDFYWGLELYPRVGKRFDVKLWTNSRFGMMLWQLLVLVSWKAQVETTGWNWAMAVVCFLQTAHAAKFFWREESYMQFEDVVVDRSGYYLSWGFIAFMGPIYAISNFYMVEHCPHMSLVPAIFITALGLVVSLSTYLCNRQKQLVRESQGNCSTWRSPARVIRATYRDSAGKEKTDVLLLSGFWSFCRRPDYVLEILTHLSWVLPAGGQSLVPYLSTVFHACMLVHTTYRFEKLCAEKYGRHWKEYCSVVKYRMIPYIY, from the exons ATGCCCGTCACACTAATGTGCGCCATCTCCTTCGTGATCATTCACAAGTCATCTCCATCCATCGCCTTCCAGTCAGGCTTCGGGCAATTCGTTTACAGCTCATGCACAGACCAAGGCTTCGGCACGTGGGAGGCTTGGACATTCGCGGTCTCCTTCACGCTGTACAGCGCACTCTCGATCTCGCTACTAGCCGGAAAAGCATACCGCGGCCCACCGACCTCCTCGGGATTCAGGCCCGTCTACCGAAACTCGGGATTCACTTACTACGTCCTGTCTATGTTGATCGCCGGCTACTTCCTGGTCGAGAAAGACTTGCCGGGTTACCCGATCTACAAGGCCATACCGTCTTTGGTCGTGGTGCTGACCATCGAGGGTTTTATCGTTTCGGTGCTTCTTTACGTGAAAGGATTGACGAGTCCCTCTCCAGGAGAACACGGTCCCTCCGGAAGCGCCGTGTTCGACTTCTACTGGGGACTCGAGCTGTACCCTCGCGTGGGCAAGAGGTTCGACGTCAAGCTGTGGACGAACAGCCGATTCGGGATGATGCTGTGGCAGCTTCTCGTGCTGGTCAGCTGGAAGGCCCAGGTGGAGACCACGGGCTGGAACTGGGCGATGGCGGTGGTGTGCTTCCTGCAGACTGCGCATGCGGCGAAGTTCTTTTGGCGAGAGGAGTCTTACATGCAGTTCGAGGACGTCGTAGTGGACAGATCAG GATACTACTTATCTTGGGGCTTTATCGCCTTCATGGGCCCGATATACGCAATTTCGAACTTCTACATGGTGGAGCACTGCCCACACATGAGCTTGGTCCCGGCAATTTTTATAACGGCCCTGGGACTGGTTGTGAGCCTGTCGACGTACTTGTGCAACCGCCAGAAGCAGCTGGTCAGGGAATCTCAGGGCAACTGCTCCACCTGGCGATCTCCAGCGAGGGTAATCCGGGCAACGTACCGGGACAGCGCTGGCAAAGAAAAGACCGACGTGCTGCTGTTGTCGGGATTCTGGTCGTTTTGCCGTCGACCCGACTACGTACTTGAGATCCTCACGCACTTGTCCTGGGTGCTGCCAGCGGGAGGACAAAGCCTGGTGCCGTACTTGAGCACCGTCTTTCACGCTTGCATGTTGGTGCACACGACGTACCGATTCGAGAAACTGTGCGCGGAGAAGTACGGCCGCCATTGGAAGGAGTACTGTTCCGTCGTCAAGTACAGGATGATACCTTACATCTACTGA
- the LOC126522861 gene encoding uncharacterized protein isoform X2 gives MCWRVLVLSTTCCALFLGAGAQVNVRDPELGEFQDDGKCFPLKQPWFMVYRNYEADPFFGLAAKCVRVSATDVPYVDNATHVKVEFGDHDSLDLSVQLVPTSGYRHQNALRVSPTGGAQVELDLPIDYVDCNSCKILRHPYAGKAACSLMVTGEHVANPPSACHFIYRLLCGATKIPIYDESCKKHH, from the exons ATGTGCTGGAGGGTCTTGGTCCTGTCGACGACGTGCTGCGCGCTCTTCTTGGGCGCTGGAGCGCAGGTCAACGTGAGAGACCCCGAGCTGGGAGAATTTCAGGACGACGGCAAA TGTTTCCCGTTGAAGCAGCCATGGTTCATGGTGTACCGTAACTACGAAGCGGACCCTTTTTTCGGCCTGGCTGCGAAGTGCGTCCGCGTCAGCGCTACGGACGTCCCGTACGTCGACAACGCCACGCACGTCAAGGTCGAGTTCGGCGACCACGACAGCCT TGACCTGAGCGTTCAGCTGGTTCCCACCAGTGGTTATCGGCACCAAAATGCCCTCCGTGTATCGCCGACAGGAG GTGCGCAGGTGGAGCTTGACCTGCCGATTGATTACGTGGACTGCAACTCCTGCAAGATCCTCAGACATCCATACGCAGGAA AGGCAGCGTGCAGTTTGATGGTCACAGGCGAGCACGTCGCAAATCCTCCCAGCGCCTGTCACTTTATCTACAGGCTGCTCTGCGGCGCTACGAAAATTCCCATCTACGATGAAAGCTGCAAGAAACACCACTGA